The bacterium genome includes a region encoding these proteins:
- a CDS encoding ThuA domain-containing protein: protein MNDVTRVTVWNEFRHEQIDGGEPNKVYPKGMHNAIADYLKKQPGFEVRTATQDEPEHGLTDEVLANTDVLIWWGHAAHNEVKDEIVDRVQQHVLDGMGLIALHSSHFSKIFKKLMGTTCNLKWREIGEKERIWIIDPSHPIAAGLPEYFEIPHEEMYGERFDIPAPDELVLVSWFEGGEIFRSGCCWHRGRGKVFYFRPGHETFPVYYQEEVLKVIENAVRWAKRSGGPAHYYGHVPQPLENITSK, encoded by the coding sequence ATGAATGATGTTACACGCGTTACTGTCTGGAATGAATTTCGACATGAACAGATCGATGGTGGAGAGCCTAATAAGGTATATCCCAAAGGCATGCACAATGCCATAGCCGACTATCTGAAGAAGCAGCCCGGGTTTGAGGTCCGCACAGCTACGCAGGATGAACCTGAGCACGGCCTAACCGATGAAGTGCTTGCAAACACCGATGTGCTTATATGGTGGGGGCATGCAGCGCACAACGAAGTAAAAGATGAGATCGTCGATAGAGTCCAGCAACATGTCCTGGATGGAATGGGATTGATCGCGCTGCACTCAAGTCATTTCTCAAAGATATTCAAGAAACTGATGGGTACAACGTGCAACCTGAAGTGGCGCGAGATTGGTGAGAAAGAAAGGATCTGGATTATTGACCCGTCTCACCCGATTGCAGCAGGCCTGCCCGAGTATTTCGAGATACCGCATGAAGAAATGTACGGCGAGAGATTCGATATCCCTGCGCCGGACGAGCTGGTATTGGTGAGCTGGTTTGAAGGCGGCGAGATCTTCCGCAGCGGGTGCTGCTGGCACAGAGGCCGAGGCAAAGTCTTCTATTTCAGACCCGGCCATGAGACTTTCCCTGTCTACTACCAGGAAGAGGTGCTTAAGGTCATCGAAAATGCAGTTAGGTGGGCAAAACGCTCGGGTGGACCCGCACACTACTACGGTCATGTTCCTCAGCCTCTGGAGAATATCACATCGAAGTAG
- a CDS encoding response regulator transcription factor — protein sequence MSARVIVVEDEEDIALLLKHNLEAEGYSVEICEDGVQALDAVRREPPNLMLLDVMLPIVDGKEVCRAVRRDYDFPIIMVSARSGEVDKVIGLEVGADDYIAKPFSIIELVARVRSALRRSSGETRRKDEILRGGGVILDRARHEVRVADNIVELRPKEFALLEILLAGKGRVFDRDSLLEKVWGEDEYIDHGTIDVHVRRLREKIETDPANPRYVVTVRGVGYKFGIE from the coding sequence ATGTCTGCGCGAGTGATTGTGGTTGAAGATGAAGAGGATATTGCCCTGCTGCTGAAGCACAATCTTGAAGCAGAAGGCTACAGTGTCGAAATATGCGAGGATGGAGTGCAGGCACTCGATGCAGTGCGGCGTGAGCCACCCAATCTGATGCTGCTGGATGTTATGCTGCCCATTGTTGACGGCAAGGAGGTCTGCCGAGCAGTACGGCGCGACTACGATTTCCCGATTATAATGGTCAGCGCCAGGTCCGGAGAAGTGGACAAGGTGATCGGGCTGGAGGTCGGCGCTGACGATTATATCGCAAAACCGTTCAGCATCATCGAACTTGTGGCGCGTGTTCGCTCGGCCTTGAGGAGATCGTCAGGCGAGACCAGGCGAAAAGACGAAATCCTGCGCGGAGGTGGTGTCATCCTCGATCGCGCAAGACACGAGGTTAGAGTGGCCGATAATATCGTCGAGTTGCGTCCCAAAGAGTTCGCTCTGCTTGAAATCCTGCTCGCCGGCAAAGGACGGGTCTTTGACAGGGATTCCCTACTGGAAAAGGTTTGGGGTGAGGACGAATATATCGACCATGGTACTATCGATGTTCATGTGCGCAGGCTGCGCGAGAAGATCGAGACGGACCCAGCAAATCCACGCTATGTGGTCACGGTGCGCGGAGTTGGCTATAAATTTGGCATAGAGTGA
- a CDS encoding OsmC family protein, protein MEDKPKIMTTRAVGEWTAPMLITAKMGEFDAILDEPAYLGGTNKGASPMEYVTAALIGCAGITLSLVAKQMDFSFSTARFEAEGDIDLRGFAGMPGVCRHFCSFRGKFYIKTNESQERLDMVKEQVENRCPVFNLLHDAGVQTEIEWIRE, encoded by the coding sequence ATGGAAGACAAACCAAAAATAATGACCACTAGAGCTGTCGGCGAATGGACAGCACCTATGCTCATAACCGCGAAGATGGGAGAATTTGACGCCATTTTGGATGAGCCTGCATACTTGGGAGGCACAAACAAAGGTGCATCTCCTATGGAATATGTCACTGCAGCACTGATAGGATGTGCGGGGATCACCCTTTCACTGGTTGCAAAACAAATGGACTTCAGTTTCTCGACCGCAAGGTTCGAAGCTGAAGGCGATATAGACCTAAGAGGATTTGCGGGGATGCCCGGAGTCTGCAGGCACTTCTGCAGTTTTAGAGGCAAGTTCTACATAAAGACCAACGAAAGCCAAGAGAGACTGGATATGGTCAAAGAACAGGTCGAAAACCGCTGTCCAGTATTTAACCTGCTCCATGACGCAGGGGTCCAGACCGAAATAGAGTGGATAAGAGAATAG
- the argH gene encoding argininosuccinate lyase translates to MTKKLWGGRFSKSTDKAVETFTESISFDSRLIEHDIRGSIAHAKMLGKCGIIPDDDAKRIVSGLQFILDDAISGRIEFDPSAEDVHMNVERLLFEKIGDVAGKLHTARSRNDQVCADIRLFLKDEIKHITGLIVDLQKVVVDQAEKNSEVIMPGYTHMQHAQPVILGHCLMAWFWMIQRDKERMLDCLKRVDVLPLGSGALAGTTFPIDRQIVADALGFAAVSDNSMDSVADRDFISEFLADASILMMHLSRFSEEIIIWNTSEFGFIELDDSVTTGSSIMPQKKNPDVAELVRGKSARVIGDLMSLLTLQKGLPLAYNRDLQEDKEPLFDAVDTVQGSLICFALMLKTAKFDTERMHAAAGEAYSTATDLADHLVRQGVPFRSAHAQVGSLVAYCVENNKELFDLTIDEIRQFAPDAAEDVASALTVKASVAARSATGGTAASEVKRQIEKARSVLE, encoded by the coding sequence TTGACAAAAAAACTCTGGGGTGGAAGGTTTTCAAAATCAACTGACAAGGCCGTGGAGACATTCACGGAGTCTATCAGCTTCGACTCGCGGCTCATCGAGCACGACATCCGCGGCAGCATTGCGCACGCCAAAATGCTGGGCAAGTGCGGGATCATTCCCGATGATGACGCCAAAAGGATAGTGAGCGGCCTGCAGTTTATACTCGACGATGCCATATCGGGAAGGATCGAGTTCGACCCAAGCGCCGAAGACGTGCACATGAATGTCGAGAGGCTCCTCTTTGAGAAGATCGGCGATGTTGCGGGTAAGCTACACACTGCGCGCAGCCGCAACGACCAGGTCTGCGCAGACATTCGGCTATTCTTGAAGGACGAGATCAAGCATATAACCGGGTTGATCGTCGATTTGCAGAAAGTGGTTGTAGACCAGGCTGAAAAGAACTCGGAAGTGATAATGCCCGGTTACACTCATATGCAGCATGCGCAGCCGGTTATCCTCGGCCATTGCCTCATGGCATGGTTTTGGATGATCCAGCGGGATAAAGAGCGGATGCTTGACTGCCTGAAGCGGGTAGATGTGCTGCCATTGGGTTCGGGTGCACTTGCAGGGACCACTTTCCCGATAGACAGGCAGATAGTGGCCGATGCGCTCGGTTTTGCAGCAGTTTCGGATAACAGCATGGACTCAGTTGCGGACAGAGACTTCATATCCGAGTTTCTGGCCGATGCGTCCATACTGATGATGCACCTATCGCGATTTTCAGAAGAGATTATAATCTGGAACACGTCTGAGTTCGGATTTATCGAGCTGGACGACTCAGTCACCACCGGCTCGTCCATTATGCCTCAAAAGAAGAACCCGGATGTGGCCGAGTTGGTGCGCGGCAAGAGCGCACGGGTTATCGGAGACCTGATGAGCCTGCTCACACTTCAGAAAGGTTTGCCTCTGGCATATAACCGTGATTTGCAGGAAGACAAGGAACCTCTTTTTGACGCAGTTGATACCGTGCAGGGCTCGCTCATATGCTTTGCGCTGATGCTCAAAACTGCGAAATTTGATACTGAGAGGATGCATGCGGCTGCTGGCGAGGCTTATTCTACGGCTACCGACCTTGCCGACCACCTTGTGCGGCAGGGAGTGCCGTTCAGGAGCGCACATGCCCAGGTCGGCTCTCTGGTTGCATACTGTGTGGAAAACAACAAGGAGCTTTTTGATCTTACAATAGATGAGATCAGGCAGTTTGCGCCGGATGCGGCTGAGGATGTGGCGTCAGCTCTAACGGTGAAGGCTAGTGTGGCTGCCAGGAGCGCGACCGGCGGGACAGCGGCCTCAGAAGTAAAGCGGCAGATTGAGAAAGCCCGGTCCGTTCTTGAATAA
- a CDS encoding DUF4352 domain-containing protein has protein sequence MSRLTRYGALAAAFVFASTITVTAATKKTTAKTPHYVQGTTQLKGEYAEFGKTYTLGKSNPFNITLKSAEYTIDPVKVGDQTYVPTAEEKLIVYHMTYHNPQPNEYFVRWDNFSFTVVDPQSQNHDGLTALGMEKDKQSCSMSLKPAQKIDVYGVMPVPAKGEMPKLIIKSDDDLVLRYDLRGNVKGLPAEYADPADKTNATVLDKIPAKMGVYYPLSGLEVKLDKIEVNDDPKMGEQETEEGNVFLIVYLSVKNVGTSPLFMRWDTFDPIITDTDGVEVGSCVDMLQKSKDRSFSSDVKPGQEISVRSIFTIPEDTDVKTLSMHVDENRTFIFDISSVKS, from the coding sequence TTGAGTAGACTGACTAGGTACGGGGCTCTGGCGGCTGCATTTGTGTTTGCTTCAACAATTACGGTAACAGCAGCAACAAAAAAAACTACGGCCAAGACCCCACATTATGTTCAAGGAACAACTCAACTCAAAGGTGAATATGCCGAGTTCGGCAAGACATATACCCTGGGTAAGAGTAACCCTTTTAACATCACTTTAAAAAGCGCGGAGTATACTATCGATCCGGTAAAGGTAGGCGATCAAACATATGTGCCGACCGCGGAAGAGAAACTGATCGTATACCATATGACCTATCACAACCCGCAGCCGAACGAATACTTTGTCAGATGGGACAATTTCTCATTTACAGTGGTCGACCCGCAGAGCCAGAATCACGACGGGCTTACAGCCCTTGGAATGGAAAAGGACAAGCAGTCTTGTTCTATGAGCCTCAAGCCCGCACAAAAAATAGACGTATATGGTGTGATGCCTGTGCCTGCAAAAGGCGAAATGCCAAAGTTGATTATCAAGTCTGACGATGATCTTGTGCTTCGTTATGACCTCAGGGGCAATGTGAAAGGACTGCCTGCAGAATATGCCGATCCGGCAGATAAGACCAACGCTACTGTCCTCGACAAGATTCCTGCGAAGATGGGTGTCTACTACCCATTGAGTGGGCTTGAAGTGAAACTCGACAAGATCGAGGTCAATGACGACCCTAAAATGGGCGAACAAGAGACCGAGGAAGGCAACGTTTTCCTGATTGTGTATCTGAGCGTCAAAAATGTGGGGACTTCTCCTCTGTTTATGCGATGGGATACATTTGATCCCATAATAACCGACACTGATGGTGTAGAAGTGGGGAGTTGCGTAGACATGCTCCAAAAGAGCAAGGACAGGTCTTTTTCATCCGATGTTAAGCCTGGGCAGGAGATATCAGTTCGCTCCATATTCACAATCCCTGAAGATACTGATGTAAAGACTCTATCCATGCACGTTGATGAGAATAGGACGTTTATCTTTGATATCAGTTCCGTAAAAAGCTAA
- a CDS encoding class II aldolase/adducin family protein, with product MSVEEPYPSLEELMGLIGEAGRRLADIQASEGAAGNISVFVGWDVDPGKFFTNVKDYELPGTLPELAGGSLIATGSGRRLREVANDPTANLGLVKVAKDGKSAKLYTSTDCLFARLTSEFNSHLAVHTDQIRVKKTNFHALIHAQPLHLTYLSHISRYQDERYLNRHILRWEPEGIVQLPDGIGYIPFKVPGSDELKKANVEMLRTHSIVMWAKHGVMSRSDTSVKRACDLVEYVETGAHYEYMNLTNHGLADGLSDEEILSVCKSLGIEQKVF from the coding sequence ATGTCAGTAGAAGAACCTTATCCATCTCTCGAAGAGCTGATGGGCCTCATTGGTGAGGCGGGGCGTCGGTTGGCCGACATCCAGGCAAGCGAAGGAGCTGCGGGAAATATATCAGTGTTTGTGGGCTGGGATGTCGATCCCGGCAAGTTTTTCACAAACGTTAAGGACTATGAGCTGCCCGGAACTTTGCCGGAACTTGCAGGAGGGTCACTAATCGCCACCGGCTCAGGCCGACGGCTGCGTGAAGTGGCTAATGACCCTACAGCAAACCTGGGATTGGTTAAGGTGGCAAAGGATGGCAAGAGTGCAAAGCTCTACACGTCCACTGACTGCCTGTTTGCCCGCCTGACGAGTGAGTTCAACTCGCATCTGGCGGTTCACACAGACCAGATCAGGGTTAAGAAGACGAACTTCCATGCGTTAATCCATGCTCAGCCGTTGCACTTAACATATCTGAGCCATATCTCACGCTATCAGGACGAGAGATATCTCAACCGACACATACTGCGCTGGGAGCCTGAAGGAATAGTGCAGCTTCCCGATGGAATAGGCTATATTCCGTTCAAGGTTCCCGGTTCGGATGAACTGAAGAAGGCGAATGTCGAGATGCTTCGCACACACAGCATCGTCATGTGGGCTAAGCATGGCGTTATGTCCCGATCGGATACTTCAGTCAAGCGTGCATGCGACCTGGTCGAGTATGTCGAAACGGGAGCGCACTATGAGTATATGAACCTGACAAACCACGGTCTTGCCGACGGTCTCTCCGATGAGGAGATACTGAGCGTGTGCAAGTCTCTGGGTATTGAGCAGAAGGTGTTCTGA
- a CDS encoding S-layer homology domain-containing protein, with protein MKKFLAIVLLLGCAISVTAQTVNDVPNGHWAYEAVNDLVEKGYIVAYPNGDFLGERTMTRYEFATVIARIIEGMNEKLAAVKSQSGKSAAVPTSTTLPQAPAGEVSAQDLATITKLVDEFKVELTVIGTRLDTVEATVAELKATIATHDAMLNDEEGIVQTTASNVAKLSKIKVSGYVQSRYQTLDYTKDTTAEKSYYDTFLVRRARVKVTATPTIRSTAVLQLDMGKNSTSVKDAYFNYAFGDGCIIAPSFQVGQQNWWFGYEVPYSSSKRETPERALFVRRFFPGERDTGAILTSPASSKILWTIGAYNGTGIENGSTSAVDNNDAKDVLANVKFRLGDLDLGLSGYHGYGIWYKNSAGTVLYDPSKKIRYGADLQYYMSNLTFKGEYIRGKGFDDVNPNNYDQDLWQSGYYAQLGYNLDTADTLVARYSTMSEDPKAPTYGRVSSWEVGAIRWLDENSRLKLFYKFTDEEHNSIDNNGLLAEWIVTF; from the coding sequence GTGAAAAAGTTTCTGGCAATAGTGTTGCTTCTGGGCTGTGCTATCTCTGTGACTGCCCAAACTGTGAATGATGTGCCGAACGGCCACTGGGCCTACGAGGCGGTCAACGATCTTGTTGAAAAGGGCTACATAGTCGCATACCCCAATGGTGACTTTTTGGGAGAGCGGACCATGACCCGCTATGAATTTGCGACTGTCATAGCCCGCATCATCGAAGGTATGAATGAGAAACTGGCAGCCGTCAAGTCTCAATCGGGCAAATCCGCCGCTGTTCCCACATCAACCACACTGCCACAGGCTCCTGCCGGCGAGGTAAGCGCTCAAGACCTGGCCACCATCACCAAACTGGTAGACGAGTTCAAGGTGGAGCTTACAGTTATTGGAACCAGGCTCGATACTGTTGAGGCCACCGTGGCTGAGTTGAAAGCGACGATCGCGACTCATGACGCCATGCTAAACGATGAAGAGGGCATTGTTCAGACCACAGCGTCCAACGTTGCCAAACTCAGCAAGATAAAGGTTAGCGGCTATGTTCAGAGCCGCTATCAGACACTTGATTACACCAAGGACACTACCGCAGAAAAGAGTTACTACGACACATTTCTTGTGCGCCGTGCAAGAGTAAAGGTCACCGCAACTCCGACCATCCGCAGCACTGCGGTTTTGCAGCTTGATATGGGTAAAAACTCGACCTCCGTCAAGGACGCCTATTTCAACTATGCTTTTGGTGACGGCTGCATAATAGCCCCGAGTTTCCAGGTCGGCCAGCAGAACTGGTGGTTTGGCTACGAAGTGCCGTATTCATCTTCAAAGCGCGAGACGCCCGAGCGAGCGCTTTTTGTGCGCAGGTTCTTCCCTGGTGAGAGAGACACCGGTGCAATCCTGACAAGCCCGGCCAGTTCGAAAATCCTATGGACAATCGGCGCATACAACGGGACAGGTATCGAAAACGGCTCCACATCGGCAGTCGACAACAACGACGCCAAAGATGTTCTTGCAAACGTGAAGTTCAGGCTCGGCGATCTCGATCTGGGTCTTTCGGGCTACCATGGCTATGGAATATGGTATAAGAACTCCGCAGGCACGGTGCTCTACGACCCATCCAAGAAGATCAGATACGGCGCTGATCTGCAATATTACATGAGCAATCTTACGTTCAAGGGCGAGTATATTCGAGGCAAGGGCTTCGATGACGTCAATCCCAATAACTACGATCAGGATCTGTGGCAGAGCGGCTATTATGCTCAGCTCGGCTACAATCTCGATACTGCAGATACGCTTGTCGCCCGCTATTCAACGATGTCCGAAGACCCCAAAGCTCCCACATATGGCAGGGTAAGTTCATGGGAGGTCGGTGCAATTCGCTGGCTGGATGAAAACAGCAGATTGAAGCTCTTCTACAAGTTCACCGACGAGGAGCACAACAGCATAGACAACAACGGTCTTTTGGCTGAATGGATTGTAACGTTCTAA